The genomic stretch CCAGGGGTTGGCTTATCGTCCCAGACCGCGCAGTACATCGCCGGGCGTGGCTAGGCTCGCTCTGGAGCCCCGAATCACTTCGTCGCGCGTTAATTCGTTGGGCGGATGAAAGCGTTCCAATACCAGCAGCCCCAGAGGCCGGCGGCGCACGAATAGGCGATCAGCGCGTAGCCCCAGCGCGGGATGCGTTCGCGCGCGACGAGGAGCATGAGCGCTACGAGAAACGGTTCGAAATCCAATGCGTGACGCATGCCGAATTGCGCGAAGCCGTTGACGTAGTACACGAAGTTCGGTGCCGCGCATAGTACGACGAGGACCCAAAGCGCCGCAACCCAGCGCAGCGGCTTGCGCGCAAAAAATGCGAGAAGTAATGCGGGGCTCGTCCACGTGAGCGCGACGCCGCCCAGTTCCGGGCGTAGCCATGGAAAGACCGGCAGTACGGTGGGAGCCTGGACAAAAAACGACGCGAGCTCATAGGGAAAGTACAGCAAGCGGAACGGTGACCCGGTCGGCATGCCGGCCTGATCTTGGTGATACCATGCGGTGTAGCCGATATCGCTCCACGTTCCCCAGCGCGCGTAGTTGTACCATACGAATAACGCCGCGAACGGCACGAGCGCAGCGCCGAAGGTCAGCAGCGCCGAGCGCGCGCGAGCCGAAAGCGCGAAGAGTCCGTCACCGTCGGTCGCCAGCAAATAGGCGTAGATGGGTAATGCCAGCACGAACGTGAAGCGCGATCCGAGCGCGCAGACGGCCCAGAGCGCGACGAGCCAGCCACGTTTTTTACCGGCGAGTTCGCACAAGGCGAGCATCGTAAAGCAGACCGCGCTCACGTGGGCGATAAACCATACGTCGCCGAGCATCGCGCACCACAGCACGTCGGTCCCGGCCAACAAGAACGCGCAGATCCAGAGATTGCGCGCGCGAGGTACGCCCCAGCGTTCTCCTAACTCGTAGGTTGCGCCGATCGCGATCGCGGCGAGCGCGCAGGCCAGCAGCGTTTGGTTCGTGGCCGCGCCGAAGACGGCCACGAACGGCAATAGGAGCAGGGCCGGCAACGGTGCCTCGATGACGTAGTGGGCGCCGTTGTAGGCGAGCGCATCGATATAGGCGCCGGGCCAATCGATCCAGACGTGTCCGTGGAGAAAGGCTTGCGCGAGCAGGACGTAGTTGTTGTAGGGCGTGTTTCGCCCGTGCGCGACGATCAGTGTAACCAGAAAAGCGACGACGCCGATGGCGAGCGACGGCTTGACGCGTTTCATGCAGCGTTTAGAACGTCGGCAGCGCTACGGGCGCGATCGGCTGCGCAAGCCGAAACGTGGCCGCCGGTAGGCTGGGCGGAAACCGGTACGCGCCCCACGCGATCCGTTCGCGCGCGGGCTTGCCGTTTACCGATCCGGAGACGGCGATGCTCGTGGGCACCCAATATCCACCGGCCGGCCCGTACGCAATCTGGCCGCTGGCGCTTGCGGACGCCCCGACCGTATGGAAACGAATCACCCGCGGGAGATACCGCTCGCCGTCGATGATGATGCGATCCACGACGAAGCCGCTCGCACCGTGAATGATCGGCGAGGTCTCGAATTCGTAATCGAAATGCTTGCCGTTACGCACGGTGCGCAAGAAGAGAAAATCGTAGGTGCTGACGCGGGGAGCGAGGCGCACGAGCGCGTAGCGGTCGACGCGTTGCGATATGTGGACGATTTTGCGCTTGAGGCCGACGCCGTCGACCGAGAGCGTTTCGTCGCGCACTTTGAGCCCGCTGCGATAGATCGTGTGGCGCTGTTCGATATTGGTCGGGCCCGCCTGCGAAACGACATAGGAGAAAATCATCGCTTTCGGCGTTTTGAGATCGGCCATTTCCAACTCGTAGCGCTGTAGCACCATTTGCGAATCGAACGGTAGAGGTGCCGCTCCCAGCGCGAACAGGGCCAACAGGATCGCAGCGGCTACCCGCATCATGCGAAGACGGCCTCTCGAATGGCGCGCACGGCGGCCTCGGCTCCGTCGGGGTTCTTGCCGCCGCCCTGCGCCTGCGCCGCCTGTCCGCCGCCTTTTCCATCGATGAGCGGCGCCACGAGCTTCACCAGGTTCCCCGCATGCGCGCCCGCTTTAACCTGATCGTCGCTCGCGGTCACCATGACGCTTACGGTGCCGTTGTCGATGCCGACGAGTGCGATGACGCCGCTGGGCATCCGCGTCCGAATCGCATTTGAGAGATGACGCAGCGCCTCACCGTTGGCTTCGCGAACGACCGCGCCGACAAAGGATCGGTCGCCGTTACGTTCCGCACTTTCGAGATACGTTTGGGCGTCGGCAGACGCCAGGCGTGCCTTGAGCTGGCCGACCGCCGTCTGCAAATCTTTGATTTCGCGCTGGAGATGGTTGACGCGATCGCCCAGGTCGTCCGGCGTCGATGCGAGGGACGCCGCCAGATCGCCGACCAACGATTGTTGATGTTCGACGTAGGCTTCGGAAGCGCGCGAAACGCACGATTCGATGCGACGCACGCCGCTGCCGATCGACGATTCGCTCAGAATGAGAAAGAATCCGAGCTCTCCGGTTGAGTGCGAGTGCGTGCCGCCGCAGAACTCGACCGACGGGCCGGCTTGAACGACGCGTACCTTCTCGCCGTACTTCTCGCCGTGCATCCAGATGGCGCCGGTGGTTTTCGCTTCTTCGATCGGCAATTCGCGCGTCACCAGCGAGGCGTCGTCGCGAATCATCTCGTTGACGCGCCGCGCGACGGCGTGCCGTTGCTCGCGCGAGAGCGATCCGGCCGGCCAACGAAAATCGAAGCGCATGCGATCGATGCCCACCCACGACCCGGCTTGAACCACATCGTCGCCAAGCACGTCGCGCAGCGCCCGCTGCAAGAGGTGGGCCGAGGTGTGATGGCGCCGAATCTCTTCGCGCCACCATTCAAAGACCGCCGTTTGGACTCGCTCTCCGACGTTGAATTCTCCGCCTTTGACGACGCCGTGGTGCGCGACCGCTTCGCCCAAATACTGCGTGTCGGTAACCTCGAAAACGGCGCCGTCGAAGGTAATGCGTCCGCGGTCGCCGATTTGGCCACCGCGTTCGGCGTAAAACGACGTGCGATCGAGCACGATAACGCCGCGTTCGCCTACGGCGAGCGCCTGCACGGGCTTGTCTTCCCGGAGAATCGCGACGATATTCCCATCGCTCTCCAATCCTTCGTACCCGGCGAACGCCGTTTTGATCGCCGGAACTTCCGCGATGGCGACGACCGAACGCTTCGAGGCCGCGTCTTTGCGCGCGCGATCGCGTTGTTCGCGCATCGCTTTTTCGAACGCCGCGGTATCGACCGCGACGCCGCCGTCGCCGGCGATTTCGCGCGTCAGCTCGATCGGGAAGCCGAACGTGTCATGCAGCACGAACGCATCTTCGCCGGAGATGAGACGCTTGCGATCTTCGTTGGCATCGGCGATCAATCGATCGAGCATCGCCATGCCGCGCTCGAGCGTGCGATCGAAGGTCTGTTCCTCGGTGCGCAGCGCTTGCTGGATGCGCGTGACGTTGCCGCGCAGCTCTGGGTAGCCCGGCGCCAACGATTGCACGACTGCGGGAACCAGCTCCGTGAGAAAACCGTTGGGATAGCCGAGCAGCCGACCGTTCCGAATCGCGCGGCGGATCAGGAAGCGCAGCACGTAGCCGCGATCGGTATTGGACGGATAGACGCCGTCGTTGATGAGGAACGTTACCGCGCGCGCATGGTCGGCAATGATATTCTGCCGCACGCGCTGCTCGGCCGCGGCAAGGGACGTCTGCCCGACGGGCGGTTGGGCCACGATGAGATCGGTGAAGAGATCGGTCTCGTACATCGAGGCCTGCCCGTTGCACGCCGCCAGCATCCGCTCTAATCCCGCGCCCGTATCGATGGACTTACGCGGCAACTCCGAGAGCTTACCGTCGGAGGAGCGGTTGTACTGCTGAAAGACGACGTTCCAAATCTCGACGTATCGGTTGCCCAAGTTCGGCCCCGTGTCGTCGGGGCCGCTCGCGTACGCTGCGCCGGAATCGTAGAAAATCTCGGTGCATGGGCCGCAGGGGCCGGTCGGGCCCATCGTCCAGAAATTGTCTTCGTCAAAGCGCGTGATGCGTGCCGGGTCCAAGCCCACTTCGGTGCGCCAGATCTGCTCGGCTTCATCGTCGGTGGTGTGCACGGTAACGTAGAGCCGCGCCGGATCGAGGCGCAGCACCTTGGTGACGAACTCCCAGGCCCAGGCGATCGCTTCGCGCTTGTAATAATCGCCGAAGCTGAAATTGCCCAGCATATCCAGGAACGTACCGTGGCGGCCGGTCCGGCCGACGTTCTCGATATCGCTCTTGGCACCGGCCACCCGCAGGCAACGCTGCACGGTCACCGCGCGCGGCGCGGGAGCGGGCTCGTCGCCTAAGAAGACCGGCACGAACTGCTCCATCCCGGCGATGGTAAACAGCGTGGTGGACATGGCATCGGGGATCAGGCTGGCCGAAGGCAGATGCTTGTGCCCCTTGGCCGTAAAGAAGTCGATCCAGGCCTGGCGTAAATCTTGGCTTTTCATAGTCGTCAACGCTGGATTGTAGCAGAGAACGCCGCCGGGTTCCTACAACCGATCCGTTATTTAAAGAGGGCGCGCCATACGGCGCACCCTCTTATCGGCATTCGCTCCCGACCGAATTATGGGGTAATAGCCATGGAGTCCGGGCCTGCGATCGTAGCGTCGTTGAGCGTTGCCACCGGAACGCTCGCGTTGGTGAACGGAGGCGAATAGACGGTAATGCTACCGGTGCCCGTACTAAGGACGCAGGTTGGGCAGTTCGCGACGTAGAGGTTTCCGGCCCCGTCGATTGCCAAGTTCTGCGGAAAACTCACGCCGGTCGTAAACGAAGCGAGGAGCGTCCCTGAGGCGGAGTACTCGT from Candidatus Dormiibacterota bacterium encodes the following:
- the alaS gene encoding alanine--tRNA ligase → MKSQDLRQAWIDFFTAKGHKHLPSASLIPDAMSTTLFTIAGMEQFVPVFLGDEPAPAPRAVTVQRCLRVAGAKSDIENVGRTGRHGTFLDMLGNFSFGDYYKREAIAWAWEFVTKVLRLDPARLYVTVHTTDDEAEQIWRTEVGLDPARITRFDEDNFWTMGPTGPCGPCTEIFYDSGAAYASGPDDTGPNLGNRYVEIWNVVFQQYNRSSDGKLSELPRKSIDTGAGLERMLAACNGQASMYETDLFTDLIVAQPPVGQTSLAAAEQRVRQNIIADHARAVTFLINDGVYPSNTDRGYVLRFLIRRAIRNGRLLGYPNGFLTELVPAVVQSLAPGYPELRGNVTRIQQALRTEEQTFDRTLERGMAMLDRLIADANEDRKRLISGEDAFVLHDTFGFPIELTREIAGDGGVAVDTAAFEKAMREQRDRARKDAASKRSVVAIAEVPAIKTAFAGYEGLESDGNIVAILREDKPVQALAVGERGVIVLDRTSFYAERGGQIGDRGRITFDGAVFEVTDTQYLGEAVAHHGVVKGGEFNVGERVQTAVFEWWREEIRRHHTSAHLLQRALRDVLGDDVVQAGSWVGIDRMRFDFRWPAGSLSREQRHAVARRVNEMIRDDASLVTRELPIEEAKTTGAIWMHGEKYGEKVRVVQAGPSVEFCGGTHSHSTGELGFFLILSESSIGSGVRRIESCVSRASEAYVEHQQSLVGDLAASLASTPDDLGDRVNHLQREIKDLQTAVGQLKARLASADAQTYLESAERNGDRSFVGAVVREANGEALRHLSNAIRTRMPSGVIALVGIDNGTVSVMVTASDDQVKAGAHAGNLVKLVAPLIDGKGGGQAAQAQGGGKNPDGAEAAVRAIREAVFA